One Vicinamibacterales bacterium DNA window includes the following coding sequences:
- the pepF gene encoding oligoendopeptidase F yields MLSSRVVVSAFVILCTVGATAQERDRAKVPDRYKWNLADLYPSDDAWRTAKNTVVGSIPSLAAFRGTLAQSSDRLADALDAANRIGKDFQRVYLYASLHSDQDTRVSAYQGMQQEMQQAGATFGETISFIEPEILRIDKTTLDKWTADNPRLKTYAHYLDDIQRRRAHTLSDAEERLIAAASTVSSQPSSIYNILANADFPYPTVTLSDGTKARLDSAGFSLYRSVPNRDDRKLVMHTFFDAIGTFRGTFGATLNGQVQSDEFAANARHYKTAVESALDGPSVPVSVYSQLVEGVNRGLPTFHRYLQLRKKMMKLQELHYYDLYAPLVATADLSYTPAEAEQNILAAVAPLGPDYTAAIKKAFDDRWIDLMPTEGKKSGAYSNGGAYDVHPYMLINFNGKYADMTTVAHELGHTMQSYLSNKTQPFHLANYPIFVAEVASTFNEALLNDYMLRTIKDPETRLSLLGNYLENAKGTVFRQTQFAEFELRIHEMAEKGEPLTGDALDALYLQIVRKYYGHDKGICIVDDEVRHEWAFIPHFYLDFYVFQYATSFTASAALSEKVLEGDAGATRRYLNFLSAGGSKYPIDLLKDAGVDMTTGEPLALTLQKVNRVMDEMERILASSRQ; encoded by the coding sequence ATGCTCAGCAGCCGTGTCGTGGTCAGCGCTTTCGTTATCCTGTGTACCGTCGGCGCCACCGCTCAAGAGCGGGACCGCGCCAAGGTCCCCGACCGGTACAAGTGGAACCTCGCCGACCTCTATCCCTCGGATGACGCGTGGCGAACGGCAAAGAATACGGTCGTCGGCAGCATCCCCTCGCTGGCCGCGTTTCGCGGCACCCTCGCCCAGTCGAGCGACCGGCTCGCCGACGCGCTCGACGCCGCGAATCGCATCGGCAAGGACTTCCAGCGTGTCTACCTCTACGCGAGCCTGCATTCCGACCAGGACACGCGTGTCAGCGCGTACCAGGGCATGCAGCAGGAGATGCAGCAGGCGGGCGCGACGTTCGGTGAGACGATCTCGTTCATCGAGCCCGAGATCCTGAGAATCGACAAGACCACACTCGACAAGTGGACGGCCGACAACCCACGGCTCAAGACCTACGCTCACTATCTTGACGACATCCAGCGCCGTCGGGCCCACACGCTCAGCGACGCCGAGGAACGGCTCATCGCCGCCGCCTCCACCGTGTCCAGCCAGCCGTCTTCGATCTACAACATCCTGGCGAACGCCGACTTCCCCTACCCGACGGTGACGCTGAGCGACGGCACCAAGGCTCGACTCGACTCGGCGGGATTCAGCCTGTATCGCAGCGTGCCGAATCGCGACGATCGCAAGCTGGTGATGCACACTTTCTTCGACGCGATTGGCACGTTCCGCGGCACGTTCGGGGCCACGCTGAACGGCCAGGTGCAGTCGGACGAATTCGCGGCCAACGCCCGCCACTACAAGACCGCGGTCGAATCGGCGCTCGACGGCCCGAGCGTTCCGGTCTCGGTCTACAGTCAGCTGGTGGAGGGCGTCAACCGCGGGCTGCCGACGTTCCACCGCTACCTGCAGCTACGCAAGAAGATGATGAAGCTGCAGGAGCTGCACTACTACGATCTCTACGCGCCGCTCGTCGCCACTGCCGATCTGAGCTACACGCCGGCGGAGGCGGAACAGAACATTCTGGCCGCCGTCGCGCCGCTCGGACCCGACTACACGGCCGCGATCAAGAAGGCGTTCGACGATCGCTGGATCGACCTGATGCCGACCGAAGGGAAGAAGTCGGGCGCCTACTCGAACGGCGGCGCCTACGACGTGCATCCCTACATGCTGATCAACTTCAACGGCAAGTACGCCGACATGACGACCGTCGCGCACGAGCTCGGACACACGATGCAGAGCTACCTGTCCAACAAGACGCAGCCCTTCCATCTCGCCAACTACCCGATCTTCGTCGCCGAGGTCGCGTCGACGTTCAACGAGGCGCTGCTCAACGACTACATGCTGCGCACGATCAAGGATCCCGAGACGCGGCTGTCGCTGCTCGGCAACTATCTCGAGAATGCCAAGGGCACCGTGTTCCGGCAGACCCAGTTCGCCGAGTTCGAGCTGCGCATCCACGAGATGGCCGAAAAGGGGGAACCGCTCACCGGCGACGCGCTCGACGCGCTCTACCTCCAAATCGTGCGGAAGTACTACGGGCACGACAAAGGCATCTGCATCGTCGACGACGAGGTTCGGCACGAGTGGGCGTTCATTCCACACTTCTACCTGGACTTCTACGTCTTCCAGTACGCAACGTCGTTCACCGCATCTGCGGCGCTCTCGGAGAAGGTGCTCGAAGGGGACGCGGGCGCCACCCGGCGCTACCTGAACTTCCTGTCGGCGGGTGGCTCGAAATACCCCATCGATCTGCTCAAGGATGCCGGCGTCGACATGACGACCGGCGAGCCGCTCGCGCTGACGCTGCAGAAAGTGAATCGCGTCATGGATGAGATGGAGCGCATCCTCGCCTCGTCCAGGCAGTAG
- a CDS encoding carbamoyltransferase C-terminal domain-containing protein — protein sequence MNILGIWDGHDAGAALLVDGTLVSAVNEERLTRRKLEIGFPTRSIEACLASANLGPERIDAVAASTADVAKTIGRLAPWTRERYYLVRRRKARPGVISTLTRDAKYALTTWPPNRMTRAWSRSLLQGTLRRAGLTRAAVHVFDHHDCHAIAAACASGFDACAVVTIDGVGDGLSATTSTFQGGRLTRVSATPATHSLGVFFEHVTTLLNMRELEDEGKVMALADYAPAVSDADNPLLDLLRVEDGRIVMARTGASLRRRLAALHWRVPNEQFARMAQRAVEKTTVALVQDAVARTGQRRVAVAGGVASNIKATRQARLLDAVDSLYVFPHMGDGGLALGAALSMAGRAGAAPRLELDSLAIGPAYPEDRMAAALAARGLSPSRAEVTEAAADLLERGAVVMWFQGGMEYGPRALGHRSVLARADRPQLRDRLNLVLKRRVWYQPFCPSMLVSEARRVLEDWDDAPPLNRHMTMAHTVKPGCRADLGAVIGIDGTCRPQLVDDEADGPFAALLRAIRRRTGRGILLNTSFNIHGEPLVCTPEDAVDVYLRAGADALALGPFLVTSRAGE from the coding sequence ATGAACATCCTCGGGATCTGGGACGGCCACGATGCCGGCGCGGCGCTGCTCGTCGACGGGACGCTCGTCTCCGCGGTCAACGAAGAGCGGTTGACGCGGCGGAAGCTCGAAATCGGCTTCCCGACACGATCGATCGAGGCCTGCCTCGCCTCGGCCAACCTTGGACCGGAGCGGATCGACGCCGTCGCCGCGTCGACCGCCGACGTGGCGAAGACGATCGGCCGTCTCGCGCCCTGGACCCGCGAACGCTACTATCTCGTGCGGCGCCGCAAGGCCCGGCCCGGGGTGATCTCGACGCTCACCCGCGACGCCAAGTACGCGCTGACGACGTGGCCGCCCAATCGGATGACGCGCGCCTGGAGCCGATCCCTTCTGCAGGGCACGCTCCGGCGCGCGGGATTGACGCGCGCGGCGGTGCACGTCTTCGATCATCACGACTGCCACGCAATCGCCGCCGCCTGCGCGAGCGGCTTCGACGCCTGCGCCGTGGTCACCATCGACGGCGTCGGCGACGGACTGTCGGCGACGACCAGCACGTTCCAGGGCGGCAGGCTCACCCGTGTGTCGGCGACCCCGGCCACCCATTCGCTGGGCGTCTTCTTCGAGCACGTCACCACGCTCCTGAACATGCGCGAGCTCGAGGACGAAGGGAAAGTGATGGCGCTCGCCGACTATGCGCCGGCGGTGTCCGATGCGGACAACCCTCTGCTCGATCTGCTGCGCGTCGAGGACGGACGGATCGTCATGGCCCGCACCGGTGCCAGCCTGAGGCGCCGCCTTGCCGCACTGCACTGGCGGGTGCCCAACGAGCAGTTCGCCCGCATGGCGCAGCGCGCGGTCGAAAAGACCACCGTCGCGCTGGTGCAGGACGCGGTCGCTCGCACCGGGCAGCGGCGCGTCGCCGTCGCGGGCGGCGTCGCGTCCAACATCAAGGCGACGCGCCAGGCACGGCTGCTCGACGCCGTCGACAGCCTCTACGTTTTCCCCCATATGGGCGACGGAGGCCTGGCGCTCGGGGCGGCGCTGTCGATGGCAGGTCGGGCGGGCGCCGCGCCCCGCCTCGAGCTCGACAGCCTGGCGATCGGCCCCGCGTACCCCGAGGACCGCATGGCCGCGGCGCTTGCCGCGCGCGGCCTGAGCCCGTCTCGCGCCGAGGTGACTGAGGCCGCGGCCGACCTCCTCGAGCGAGGCGCGGTGGTCATGTGGTTTCAGGGCGGGATGGAGTACGGCCCGCGGGCGCTCGGCCATCGCAGCGTGCTGGCGAGAGCCGACCGTCCTCAGCTTCGCGATCGCCTGAACCTCGTGCTCAAGCGACGCGTCTGGTATCAGCCCTTCTGCCCCAGCATGCTGGTGTCCGAAGCGCGGCGGGTGCTCGAGGACTGGGATGACGCGCCGCCACTCAACCGGCACATGACAATGGCGCATACGGTCAAGCCTGGATGCCGGGCGGATCTCGGTGCGGTGATCGGTATCGACGGCACGTGCCGACCGCAGCTCGTCGACGACGAGGCGGATGGGCCGTTCGCGGCGCTGCTGCGCGCGATCCGCAGGCGGACCGGCCGCGGCATCCTCCTCAACACGAGTTTCAACATCCATGGCGAGCCGCTCGTCTGCACGCCTGAGGATGCCGTGGATGTGTATCTTCGGGCGGGCGCCGACGCCCTCGCGCTCGGTCCTTTTCTCGTGACCAGCCGTGCCGGGGAGTGA
- a CDS encoding CmcI family methyltransferase has translation MSALSPRGSVSRLFWSLVWPRIHHRVERTFFTALLLKTNNFTEVRWLGQPILQNTLDLWTIQETIAALRPALIVETGTNRGGSSLFYAHLFDLMETDGRIVTIDIARQHDLRHPRITYLIGDSASPSIVASVRGMAEAARGPVLVILDSDHSAGHVASELEAYGPLVTPGSYMLVQDGSIDTQPYFKSSRPGPVPAIHEYLARHPEFGIDREKCDRFLVTHHPDGWLKRREGGAE, from the coding sequence ATGAGTGCCTTGTCGCCGCGCGGCAGCGTCAGCCGGCTGTTCTGGAGCCTCGTCTGGCCGCGGATTCACCATCGGGTCGAGCGCACGTTCTTCACGGCCCTGCTACTCAAGACGAACAACTTCACCGAGGTCCGCTGGCTCGGTCAGCCAATCCTCCAGAACACGCTCGATCTCTGGACCATCCAGGAGACGATCGCCGCGCTGCGGCCGGCGCTGATCGTCGAGACCGGGACCAACCGCGGCGGCAGCTCGCTCTTCTACGCGCACCTCTTCGATCTGATGGAGACCGACGGCCGAATCGTCACGATCGACATCGCCAGGCAGCACGATCTGCGGCATCCGCGCATCACGTATTTGATCGGGGATTCCGCCTCGCCGTCGATCGTGGCGTCCGTACGCGGAATGGCGGAGGCGGCTCGCGGACCGGTCCTGGTGATTCTGGATAGCGATCATTCGGCGGGCCATGTCGCCAGCGAGCTCGAGGCGTACGGACCGCTCGTGACGCCGGGCAGCTACATGCTGGTGCAGGACGGCTCGATCGACACGCAACCGTACTTCAAGAGCTCGCGTCCTGGGCCGGTGCCGGCGATCCACGAGTATTTGGCACGCCACCCGGAGTTCGGCATCGATCGGGAGAAATGTGATCGCTTCCTGGTCACGCATCACCCAGACGGCTGGTTGAAGCGGCGCGAAGGGGGGGCGGAGTAA
- the allB gene encoding allantoinase AllB, translating to MPPITIRSTRVLLPTGIQPAEIEITGAQITAVRPLEAISTPHLPSSMLVMPGLVDTHVHVNEPGRTDWEGFATATSAAAAGGITTIVDMPLNSVPAVTTLKALGAKRRAAPVDGVEVQFWGGVVPGNAGELEALASAGVCGFKCFLSPSGVDEFAAVEPGDLRRALPILAGLGLPLLVHAEWPASLGRIPPAADPRAYSTWLASRPPEAEVDAIAQLVALARETDARIHVVHLATERALPLLREARRSGLRITAETCPHYLTFAAEEIPDEATSLKCAPPIRGRATREALWRALASGDIDLIATDHSPCPPAMKGDGDFLRAWGGIASLELSLPAVWTAAAERGLPVERLVEWMSAAPARLAGIGGRKGSIEPGKDADLVIWDPDATFVVDERALRQRHKRTPYDGRRLRGRVIRTYARGRLVYGDSGV from the coding sequence TTGCCGCCCATCACCATCCGCTCCACCCGCGTCCTCCTGCCCACCGGCATCCAGCCGGCCGAAATCGAGATCACCGGCGCGCAGATCACCGCCGTCAGGCCGCTCGAGGCGATCTCCACTCCGCACCTGCCGTCCTCGATGCTCGTGATGCCCGGTCTCGTCGACACCCACGTGCACGTGAACGAGCCGGGTCGCACGGATTGGGAAGGCTTCGCCACCGCGACGAGTGCCGCAGCCGCCGGCGGCATCACGACGATCGTCGACATGCCGCTCAACAGCGTGCCGGCGGTGACGACACTGAAAGCGCTCGGCGCGAAGCGGCGCGCGGCGCCGGTCGACGGTGTCGAAGTGCAGTTCTGGGGCGGGGTGGTCCCCGGCAACGCCGGCGAGCTCGAGGCGCTCGCGTCGGCCGGCGTCTGCGGATTCAAGTGCTTCCTTTCTCCGTCGGGTGTCGACGAGTTCGCGGCCGTCGAGCCCGGCGATCTCCGGCGCGCGCTGCCGATCCTGGCCGGGCTCGGCCTGCCGCTGCTCGTACACGCCGAGTGGCCGGCGTCGCTCGGCCGCATCCCGCCCGCCGCTGACCCGCGCGCCTACTCGACGTGGCTGGCCTCGCGTCCGCCCGAAGCGGAGGTCGACGCCATTGCCCAGCTCGTCGCGTTGGCCCGTGAAACCGACGCCCGCATCCACGTCGTGCATCTCGCGACGGAACGGGCGCTGCCGCTGCTGCGCGAAGCCCGCCGCAGCGGGCTGCGGATCACCGCCGAGACGTGCCCGCACTATCTGACGTTTGCCGCGGAGGAGATTCCTGACGAGGCCACGTCGTTGAAGTGCGCGCCGCCGATCCGCGGGCGCGCGACGCGCGAGGCGCTCTGGCGGGCGCTCGCCTCGGGCGACATCGATTTGATCGCGACCGATCACTCACCGTGTCCGCCGGCGATGAAGGGAGACGGCGACTTCCTGCGGGCCTGGGGCGGCATCGCCTCACTCGAGCTCAGCCTGCCGGCGGTCTGGACGGCGGCGGCGGAGCGCGGGCTCCCGGTGGAACGCCTCGTCGAGTGGATGTCGGCCGCCCCGGCGCGCCTGGCGGGAATCGGTGGGCGCAAGGGCTCGATCGAGCCGGGCAAGGACGCGGACCTCGTGATCTGGGATCCCGACGCGACGTTCGTCGTGGACGAGCGGGCGCTGCGGCAGCGGCACAAGCGCACGCCGTATGACGGGCGCCGGCTGCGCGGCCGGGTGATCCGCACTTACGCGCGCGGGCGCCTCGTGTATGGTGATAGCGGTGTCTGA
- a CDS encoding PEGA domain-containing protein, which produces MQPQREIAVPRQDHVVAGNRASSNGRSYAYANNDGRRWDNRHYESYVTGVHRYNAYVVHPQVVRVIPYRPYAYHPSFSVGVYYGADGYYPYGYTPDYYFNPIPGHLYGGVRITGAPRDAQVFADGYYVGIVDDFDGIFQHMNLEAGPHHVEVAWGGYQPMAFDVYVRPGDTTTFRADGYFRY; this is translated from the coding sequence GTGCAGCCGCAACGTGAGATCGCGGTGCCGCGCCAGGACCATGTCGTTGCCGGCAACCGCGCCTCCAGCAACGGCCGCAGCTACGCGTATGCCAACAACGACGGGCGTCGCTGGGACAATCGTCACTACGAGTCGTACGTGACGGGTGTGCACCGCTATAACGCCTACGTCGTGCACCCGCAGGTGGTGCGGGTGATTCCGTATCGTCCGTACGCCTATCATCCGAGCTTCAGCGTCGGCGTCTACTACGGCGCCGACGGCTATTACCCGTACGGATACACGCCGGATTACTACTTCAATCCGATTCCGGGGCACCTCTACGGCGGCGTGCGCATCACCGGCGCTCCGCGGGATGCGCAGGTGTTCGCCGACGGCTACTACGTCGGCATCGTCGACGACTTCGACGGCATCTTCCAGCACATGAACCTGGAAGCCGGTCCGCATCACGTCGAAGTGGCGTGGGGTGGGTATCAGCCGATGGCGTTCGACGTCTACGTGCGGCCGGGCGACACCACGACGTTCCGCGCCGACGGCTACTTCCGCTACTGA
- a CDS encoding Gfo/Idh/MocA family oxidoreductase, whose amino-acid sequence MPRLRWGLLSTARINRALIPAIRGAARSELTAVASRTLDRAREYALEWQIPRSIGAYEALLADPGIDVVYISLPNHLHVEWTVRALEAGKHVLCEKPLALSVGDVDRVADAARRAGRVAAEAFMYRHHPLTDAVQAFAAGGRLGRITTYRGAFTFLLTREHDVRLDPSMGGGSLWDVGCYPLSYANLIAGAAPTEVFGWERRLDRDVDMEFFAMLRYADGSVAQFDCGFAGPFRAEMEIVGTAGRLCIRRPFKTDERSALEFSGGDDRTEGVLFDPAAAYAGEVADIEAAALDGTAPRVPLTESRRTVQTIVALYESARLGRPVGL is encoded by the coding sequence ATGCCACGCCTGCGCTGGGGACTCCTCAGTACCGCCCGCATCAATCGCGCGTTGATTCCGGCCATCCGAGGCGCCGCACGCAGCGAACTGACGGCGGTCGCGAGCCGCACGCTCGATCGCGCCCGCGAGTACGCACTGGAGTGGCAGATTCCGCGCTCGATCGGCGCGTACGAAGCGCTCCTCGCCGATCCCGGCATCGACGTGGTGTACATCTCGCTGCCCAACCACCTCCACGTGGAGTGGACGGTGCGCGCGCTCGAGGCGGGCAAGCACGTCCTGTGCGAGAAGCCGCTGGCCCTTTCGGTCGGCGATGTCGACCGCGTCGCGGACGCGGCCCGGCGTGCCGGCCGTGTCGCGGCGGAGGCGTTCATGTACCGCCATCATCCGCTCACCGACGCCGTTCAGGCGTTTGCGGCGGGCGGACGGCTTGGACGGATTACGACCTACCGCGGCGCGTTCACGTTCCTGCTGACGCGCGAGCACGACGTCCGCCTCGACCCGTCGATGGGCGGCGGCAGCTTGTGGGACGTCGGGTGCTATCCGCTCAGCTATGCGAACCTGATCGCCGGTGCCGCCCCGACGGAGGTGTTCGGCTGGGAGCGACGACTCGATCGCGATGTCGACATGGAGTTCTTCGCGATGCTGCGCTACGCCGACGGCAGCGTCGCGCAGTTCGACTGCGGCTTTGCCGGCCCGTTCCGCGCCGAGATGGAGATCGTCGGCACAGCCGGCCGGCTGTGCATCCGGCGTCCCTTCAAGACCGACGAGAGGAGCGCGCTCGAATTCTCGGGCGGCGACGATCGCACAGAGGGGGTCCTCTTCGACCCTGCGGCGGCCTACGCGGGAGAGGTCGCCGACATTGAGGCGGCGGCGCTCGACGGGACGGCGCCGCGCGTCCCCCTCACGGAGTCGCGCCGGACGGTCCAGACCATCGTCGCCCTCTACGAGTCGGCGCGGCTCGGTCGTCCGGTGGGCCTCTGA
- the alc gene encoding allantoicase: MSEFSHLIDLASARLGGAALAANDEFFAGKGNLLNPEPAVFIPGRYTDQGKWMDGWETRRRRTSGHDWCIVKLGLPGLVHSITVDTAFFTGNYPSHCSIDACGLPDGADATADSVAWHPLLARSELAGNAANVFAVGHATARRFTHVRLNIFPDGGVARLRVIGEAFPDWTQILAGGGEIDLAALVNGGYVVETSDRSYGEPQNMLRPDRGTHMGDAWETKRRRVPGHDWVVVRLGLRGTIGRVALDTAFFKGNYPDSASVDGAVVSEDLHGVSADSAARGVADWKVVLAQTKLQPDHRHEWAADAVRPLDATHVRLNIFPDGGVSRFRVFGQPAAAARQAAVVRLLNALDDPEARSTLAALCAAPAWVDRMAAARPFASAARIRQAGQVALDDLDEAGWRESIRHHPRIGEREAERAQSAAAAAASAREQSGIGGATAAEREALTAANRDYERKFGHVFLISAAGKGADAILQALRARLNNDPATELRVAIEEQKTITRQRLDRLLAE, from the coding sequence GTGTCTGAGTTCAGCCATCTCATCGATCTCGCGTCGGCGCGGCTGGGTGGCGCGGCGCTCGCCGCCAACGATGAGTTCTTCGCCGGGAAGGGCAATCTCCTGAACCCCGAACCGGCCGTGTTCATCCCGGGCCGCTACACCGATCAGGGCAAATGGATGGACGGCTGGGAAACTCGCCGCCGCCGCACCTCCGGCCACGACTGGTGCATCGTCAAGCTCGGGTTGCCGGGTCTCGTCCATTCGATCACCGTCGACACGGCGTTCTTCACCGGCAACTACCCCTCCCACTGTTCGATCGACGCCTGCGGCCTTCCCGACGGCGCCGACGCGACGGCCGACTCGGTCGCGTGGCATCCCCTGCTGGCGCGCAGCGAGCTGGCCGGAAACGCCGCCAACGTCTTCGCGGTCGGGCACGCCACCGCCCGCCGGTTCACGCACGTGCGGCTGAACATCTTTCCCGACGGCGGCGTGGCGCGGCTGCGGGTGATCGGGGAGGCGTTTCCCGACTGGACGCAGATTCTCGCCGGCGGCGGCGAGATCGATCTGGCCGCGCTGGTGAACGGCGGCTACGTTGTCGAGACGAGCGACCGGTCCTACGGCGAGCCGCAGAACATGCTGCGGCCGGATCGCGGCACGCACATGGGCGACGCGTGGGAAACGAAGCGGCGCCGCGTTCCCGGTCACGACTGGGTGGTCGTACGGCTCGGGCTGCGCGGCACCATCGGACGCGTCGCGCTCGACACGGCGTTCTTCAAGGGCAACTATCCCGACTCGGCGTCGGTCGACGGCGCCGTCGTTTCCGAGGACCTGCACGGCGTGTCGGCCGACAGCGCCGCGCGCGGCGTCGCCGACTGGAAGGTCGTCCTCGCCCAGACGAAGCTCCAGCCGGACCATCGACACGAGTGGGCTGCCGACGCCGTGCGCCCGCTGGACGCGACGCACGTGCGGCTGAACATCTTTCCCGACGGCGGCGTCAGCCGGTTCCGGGTGTTCGGTCAGCCCGCCGCGGCCGCTCGGCAGGCGGCAGTCGTCCGCCTCCTCAATGCGCTGGACGATCCCGAGGCGCGCTCGACGCTCGCGGCCTTGTGCGCGGCGCCCGCGTGGGTCGACCGCATGGCGGCGGCGCGGCCGTTCGCGTCGGCCGCCAGGATCCGGCAGGCCGGGCAGGTGGCGCTCGACGATCTCGACGAGGCAGGGTGGCGCGAGTCGATCCGCCACCATCCCCGCATCGGTGAGCGGGAGGCCGAACGCGCGCAGTCTGCCGCCGCGGCGGCGGCGTCGGCGCGCGAGCAGTCGGGCATCGGAGGTGCGACCGCGGCGGAGCGGGAAGCGCTGACGGCGGCCAACCGCGACTACGAGCGCAAGTTCGGCCACGTCTTCCTCATATCCGCTGCAGGGAAGGGTGCGGATGCGATCCTGCAGGCGCTGCGCGCGCGCTTGAACAACGATCCGGCCACCGAGCTGCGCGTCGCGATCGAGGAACAGAAGACGATCACGCGCCAGCGCCTCGATCGTCTGCTGGCCGAATGA